In Limisalsivibrio acetivorans, one genomic interval encodes:
- a CDS encoding M23 family metallopeptidase, translating to MLNITAIADTYKVQWGDSLYSILESDFEPYEIIELNKEIKKKLPGFTLKTGTEIEKSENSWVIKMDLRREVLINKTTEGFSVDVQEYPVEVVNSYVHGEITSSLYNAMQEAGEDFSLAVKLASVYEWEIDFFKDIRKGDRFNILVEKRFIRDQFAGYGKILAADFINQGRLIRGIYYESEKVKGYYAPDGSSLKRGFLKAPLRFGRVSSGFSYKRLHPVHKVVKPHLGVDYAAPRGTPVYATADGYIERIGYDKYNGNHVGIRHMNDYHTLYLHFTRFAKGMGKGKYVRQGDVIGYVGSTGISTGPHVDYRIRKGRTYINPLRFKSPTKKLPESEMATFQGHREYYAYLLNSMFVRVAQRSKLIPMM from the coding sequence ATGTTGAATATCACTGCTATAGCAGATACTTATAAAGTACAATGGGGAGATAGTCTCTACTCCATACTTGAAAGCGATTTTGAACCCTATGAGATCATCGAACTTAACAAAGAGATTAAGAAAAAGCTCCCCGGCTTTACCCTTAAGACCGGAACCGAGATAGAAAAGTCAGAAAACAGCTGGGTAATAAAGATGGACCTCCGCCGTGAGGTTCTCATAAATAAGACAACAGAAGGTTTCAGTGTTGATGTTCAGGAATATCCCGTTGAGGTTGTTAACTCCTATGTCCACGGTGAGATCACATCAAGCCTGTACAACGCTATGCAGGAAGCTGGCGAGGATTTCAGCCTTGCTGTGAAGCTTGCCTCCGTTTATGAGTGGGAAATTGATTTCTTTAAAGACATCCGCAAGGGTGACCGTTTCAATATATTGGTCGAAAAACGCTTTATCCGTGACCAGTTTGCAGGGTACGGAAAGATCCTCGCCGCAGATTTCATCAATCAGGGGAGGCTTATCAGAGGTATCTACTACGAGAGTGAGAAGGTTAAGGGGTACTATGCCCCCGATGGCAGCTCCCTTAAGAGAGGATTCCTCAAGGCGCCTCTGCGTTTTGGCCGTGTCTCCTCCGGATTCTCTTACAAAAGGCTCCACCCCGTCCATAAGGTTGTTAAGCCCCATCTTGGTGTAGACTATGCCGCTCCCAGAGGAACTCCCGTTTATGCCACAGCGGATGGATACATCGAGAGAATCGGCTACGATAAATACAACGGCAACCATGTGGGAATACGCCACATGAACGACTACCACACCCTCTACCTGCACTTCACCCGTTTCGCCAAGGGTATGGGCAAAGGGAAGTATGTACGTCAGGGTGATGTCATAGGCTACGTGGGAAGCACAGGTATATCCACCGGTCCCCATGTGGATTACCGCATAAGGAAGGGGAGAACATATATCAACCCTCTCCGTTTCAAATCACCTACGAAGAAGCTTCCGGAGTCTGAGATGGCTACATTTCAAGGGCACAGGGAGTACTATGCGTACCTGCTGAACAGCATGTTTGTGCGTGTAGCCCAGCGTTCTAAGCTAATTCCCATGATGTGA
- a CDS encoding DedA family protein produces the protein MLETFVSFVLDAISGMGYTGIVILMALESSFVPFPSEVVVPPAGYLAAQGEMNIYLVVLSGIGGSVIGALFNYFLAIKMGRILILKYGKYLLMPPEKFYRVDTYFDKHGEITTFAGRLIPVIRQYISFPAGLAGMNIPKFCAYTGLGAGIWVVVLAWLGYFIGSNPELMHSRLKTITILLLICVFAVISVYIYYQRKKGNNRV, from the coding sequence ATGCTCGAAACTTTTGTTAGCTTTGTTCTGGATGCAATCTCCGGTATGGGATATACCGGCATAGTTATTCTAATGGCCCTTGAAAGCTCCTTTGTACCTTTCCCCAGCGAAGTCGTAGTCCCTCCGGCGGGGTATCTCGCTGCACAGGGGGAGATGAATATATACCTCGTTGTTCTCAGCGGTATTGGCGGAAGCGTTATCGGTGCATTGTTCAACTACTTCCTCGCAATCAAGATGGGAAGAATCCTTATCCTTAAATACGGCAAATATCTTCTTATGCCGCCGGAAAAATTTTACCGGGTGGATACCTACTTCGACAAGCATGGTGAGATTACCACCTTCGCCGGCCGGCTTATACCCGTCATAAGGCAGTATATCTCCTTCCCTGCGGGGCTTGCAGGGATGAATATACCAAAATTCTGTGCCTATACAGGTCTCGGCGCAGGCATATGGGTTGTGGTACTTGCGTGGCTCGGCTACTTTATCGGGAGCAATCCGGAGCTAATGCATTCCCGTTTAAAGACGATTACAATATTACTACTAATTTGCGTTTTTGCCGTAATTAGTGTATATATCTACTACCAAAGAAAAAAGGGGAATAATCGTGTATAA
- the recN gene encoding DNA repair protein RecN produces the protein MKSWAGDGDDMLSLLRVENLSVIESVTVEFTDGLNVITGETGAGKSVFIGALKLIMGERFNRALHRDESKKLLVEAVFNGDYRDINPDEREQFEIEDEIIIRRELDSSGKNRVYINGRMATLNQLKSIAESFADIHGQHEHQRLLDPSCHIEFIDSAVDRPLLEDYESKFSEYSEKRKKLEKIREDLSAVLREKDMLEFQQNEIESMNIDLEQDRELEERLGMLGHLEKIRENAAGALACLQDEEINASGLIGSASSLISSISSYSSELEKVAEQLSGIEYQVNDISAVLENIIDTQELDPEELERLTDRKFRLAGLMKKYGGSLEAVLDHLEEVNRKLESLVFDEETAEKLEKELSGLEKSAKESANYLNIARKKAASELSEIIEKTLGELELKNSVFKTEFTEAERLDPLGGIRAEFHLSTNPGFDPGPISRVASGGEISRVMLALKDVFASADRTETLVFDEIDTGISGRTARMVAKKLCNIAAGKQVIVITHLPVVAAGGEAHFHITKSLEGDRAKTDIKKLTGAEREEILATMIAGDATESSLEQARELLSGGD, from the coding sequence GTGAAAAGCTGGGCTGGGGATGGTGATGATATGCTGAGCCTCCTCCGTGTGGAAAACCTTAGTGTTATTGAGTCCGTAACGGTGGAGTTCACCGATGGGCTCAATGTTATCACAGGTGAAACCGGAGCGGGAAAATCAGTATTTATTGGTGCTCTTAAGCTCATAATGGGTGAGCGTTTCAACAGGGCTCTGCACAGGGACGAAAGTAAGAAACTCCTTGTGGAAGCAGTATTTAACGGCGATTACAGAGATATAAATCCCGACGAAAGGGAGCAGTTTGAAATAGAGGATGAGATAATCATCCGCCGTGAACTGGACAGCTCCGGCAAGAACAGGGTATACATCAACGGCCGTATGGCCACCCTGAACCAGCTTAAAAGCATTGCAGAGAGCTTTGCTGATATCCACGGCCAGCACGAGCACCAGAGGCTACTGGATCCCTCCTGTCACATAGAGTTCATCGATTCCGCAGTGGACCGCCCCCTCCTTGAGGATTATGAGTCAAAGTTCAGCGAATACTCGGAAAAGCGTAAAAAGCTTGAGAAGATCCGTGAGGATCTCTCCGCAGTCCTGCGTGAGAAGGACATGCTCGAGTTCCAGCAGAACGAGATAGAGTCGATGAATATCGATCTCGAGCAGGACAGGGAGCTGGAGGAACGGCTGGGTATGCTCGGACATCTCGAAAAGATACGTGAGAACGCCGCAGGGGCCCTTGCCTGTCTGCAGGATGAGGAGATAAACGCTTCGGGCCTCATCGGCTCCGCATCATCGCTTATATCCTCCATCTCCTCCTACTCATCGGAGCTTGAGAAGGTGGCTGAACAGCTCTCGGGGATTGAGTATCAGGTAAACGATATCTCGGCTGTACTTGAGAATATCATAGATACCCAGGAACTTGATCCAGAAGAGCTTGAAAGGCTTACGGACAGGAAGTTCCGTCTCGCAGGGCTTATGAAGAAGTACGGCGGAAGCCTTGAGGCTGTGCTGGATCATCTTGAAGAGGTGAACCGGAAGCTCGAGAGCCTTGTCTTTGATGAAGAGACTGCAGAAAAGCTTGAGAAGGAGCTTTCGGGGCTTGAGAAGAGTGCTAAGGAATCTGCAAACTACCTCAATATAGCCAGAAAGAAGGCAGCCTCGGAGCTGTCTGAAATAATTGAGAAAACCCTTGGTGAACTGGAGCTTAAGAACTCGGTCTTTAAAACAGAGTTCACTGAGGCAGAAAGGCTTGACCCCCTCGGCGGCATCAGGGCGGAGTTTCATCTCTCCACCAACCCCGGTTTTGATCCCGGTCCGATTTCAAGGGTTGCCTCCGGCGGTGAGATATCCCGTGTTATGCTCGCTCTCAAGGATGTTTTCGCTTCGGCTGACAGGACCGAGACACTCGTTTTCGATGAGATCGATACGGGTATAAGCGGCCGCACTGCAAGGATGGTCGCAAAGAAGCTCTGCAACATTGCGGCTGGCAAACAGGTTATAGTTATCACCCATCTCCCCGTTGTGGCCGCCGGCGGTGAGGCACACTTCCACATTACCAAGAGCCTTGAGGGTGACAGGGCGAAAACGGATATTAAGAAGCTCACAGGTGCCGAGCGGGAAGAGATCCTCGCCACCATGATCGCCGGGGATGCCACCGAATCATCCCTTGAGCAGGCTCGTGAGCTTCTTTCAGGCGGAGACTGA
- a CDS encoding NAD(+)/NADH kinase, producing MKKVSIVAKPHGDRVKQVLEDVCQFLGDKGVEVLLEENSAGVIGAGSVSHERIKEESDLVVVLGGDGTLISAVRILGEKETPILGVNLGRLGFLTETKIEEALPQLGLVLDGDFETEKRMKLHCHLVENGVKTLEIEVLNDVVINKSDLARIIEMEVYVNDYFVNSYRADGLIISTPTGSTAYNLAAGGPIVHPSSETIILAPICPHALTNRPIVISDDSFINIRLRSKEENVSITYDGQIARQVDPEKIITIKKARTGVRLVVPKNRNYYSLLREKLGWGW from the coding sequence ATGAAAAAGGTTTCTATAGTAGCAAAGCCCCACGGGGATAGAGTTAAACAGGTTCTTGAGGATGTTTGTCAGTTCCTCGGAGACAAAGGTGTCGAGGTTCTTCTTGAGGAGAATAGCGCAGGAGTTATCGGCGCAGGATCCGTATCCCATGAGCGGATAAAGGAGGAATCGGACCTTGTCGTGGTTCTCGGCGGGGACGGTACTCTTATATCCGCTGTTCGCATACTTGGCGAGAAGGAAACCCCTATCCTCGGGGTAAACCTCGGGAGATTGGGCTTTCTTACAGAGACCAAGATAGAGGAGGCTCTGCCACAGCTAGGCCTTGTTCTTGACGGGGATTTCGAAACGGAAAAAAGGATGAAACTCCACTGCCACTTGGTGGAAAACGGCGTTAAGACCCTCGAAATAGAAGTCCTCAACGATGTTGTAATCAATAAATCCGACCTTGCCCGCATCATCGAAATGGAGGTTTACGTAAACGATTACTTCGTAAACAGCTACCGTGCGGACGGTCTTATCATATCCACCCCCACTGGTTCCACAGCATATAACCTCGCCGCAGGGGGGCCCATCGTGCATCCCTCATCGGAAACGATTATACTTGCCCCTATCTGCCCCCATGCGCTCACAAACAGGCCCATCGTTATCAGCGACGACAGCTTTATCAATATCCGCCTTCGAAGCAAGGAGGAGAACGTCTCCATAACCTATGACGGCCAGATAGCAAGGCAGGTGGACCCTGAAAAGATCATAACAATCAAGAAGGCGAGAACGGGCGTAAGGCTTGTTGTGCCGAAGAACAGGAACTATTACTCACTCCTGCGTGAAAAGCTGGGCTGGGGATGGTGA
- a CDS encoding TlyA family RNA methyltransferase has protein sequence MKKKRIDTLLVEYGLAESAEHASRLLMAGLVVAGEHRVDKPGDLVDPSLPIRLKETLPYVSRGGLKLERAVELFSIDFKDKVVIDIGSSTGGFTDVALKSGAERIYAVDSGFNQLHESLRRESRVVSLEETNFRTIDFDTIGEKADVIVSDVSFISLEKIIPSAVQFCSDNTEVVLLIKPQFEVRREQVGKGGIVEHEEYRAEAVVRVCRFAVESGFGLFGLASSPIKGAKGNVEYLAHFVYNCPTATNTISSALEQVIHEKGFYSSKAPRG, from the coding sequence ATGAAGAAGAAGCGGATCGATACCCTCCTTGTGGAATACGGTCTTGCTGAATCCGCCGAACACGCCTCCCGCCTTCTCATGGCTGGGCTGGTTGTTGCCGGCGAACACAGGGTGGATAAGCCGGGTGATCTTGTTGATCCCTCCCTACCTATAAGGCTCAAAGAGACGCTCCCCTATGTAAGTCGTGGCGGTCTCAAGCTTGAGCGTGCCGTTGAGCTCTTCTCCATAGATTTCAAAGATAAGGTTGTTATAGATATAGGCTCCTCCACAGGCGGGTTCACTGACGTTGCCCTTAAGAGCGGTGCAGAGCGTATTTATGCTGTAGATTCAGGTTTTAATCAGCTCCATGAGAGCCTCAGGAGAGAATCACGGGTAGTCTCACTGGAGGAAACGAACTTTCGGACAATAGATTTTGATACCATTGGCGAGAAGGCGGATGTGATCGTATCCGATGTGTCTTTTATATCCCTCGAAAAGATAATCCCCTCAGCAGTTCAGTTCTGCAGCGATAATACAGAGGTTGTTCTGCTCATAAAGCCCCAGTTCGAGGTACGGCGTGAACAGGTGGGCAAGGGGGGGATTGTTGAGCATGAGGAATACAGGGCAGAGGCGGTGGTGAGGGTTTGCCGCTTCGCAGTGGAATCGGGTTTCGGCCTCTTCGGCCTTGCATCCTCCCCCATAAAGGGTGCGAAAGGAAATGTTGAATATCTCGCCCATTTTGTATACAATTGCCCGACCGCAACAAACACTATTTCATCAGCACTGGAACAGGTTATCCATGAAAAAGGTTTCTATAGTAGCAAAGCCCCACGGGGATAG